One stretch of Bacillota bacterium DNA includes these proteins:
- the upp gene encoding uracil phosphoribosyltransferase: MGEPARVQVVEHPLVQHKVAYLRNAGTGVKEFRELVSELSMLLAYEVTRKMPLTPVSVRTPLEATQCHVVSGKKVAVVAILRAGLGMVDGILRLVPMAKVGHIGLYRDPDTLKPQEYYCNLPGDLAEREVLLVDPMLATGGSMVRALDLLEKHGAGAIKVVCIIAAPEGVAVVEQRHPDVEIFTAALDRELNSHGYILPGLGDAGDRLFGTK, translated from the coding sequence ATGGGAGAGCCGGCCAGAGTCCAGGTTGTGGAGCATCCCCTTGTCCAGCACAAGGTGGCCTACCTGAGGAACGCGGGTACTGGTGTCAAGGAATTCAGGGAACTGGTGTCAGAACTCAGCATGCTTCTCGCCTACGAGGTTACGCGTAAGATGCCTTTGACCCCCGTAAGCGTCCGGACCCCCCTGGAGGCCACTCAGTGCCACGTTGTCAGTGGCAAGAAGGTGGCGGTAGTGGCCATTCTCAGGGCGGGCCTTGGGATGGTGGATGGCATTCTCAGGCTGGTTCCCATGGCGAAGGTCGGGCACATTGGGCTGTACCGTGACCCGGATACGCTGAAGCCCCAGGAGTACTACTGCAATCTCCCCGGGGACTTGGCCGAACGAGAGGTCTTACTGGTGGATCCCATGCTCGCTACCGGGGGCTCGATGGTACGGGCGCTAGACCTTCTAGAGAAACACGGTGCCGGGGCCATCAAGGTGGTGTGCATCATTGCCGCTCCTGAGGGTGTTGCCGTGGTGGAGCAACGCCATCCCGATGTGGAGATATTCACTGCTGCACTGGACAGGGAACTGAACTCTCACGGTTACATACTCCCTGGCCTTGGCGATGCCGGGGATAGGCTATTTGGGACCAAGTAG
- a CDS encoding dCMP deaminase family protein, with protein sequence MTSDQRPGWDEYFMEVAQVVAKRSTCLRRHVGAIIVKDKRILATGYNGAPSGMAHCLEVGCLRERLQIPSGERQELCRGLHGEQNAIIQASLYGFSVEGATLYTTTEPCITCAKMIINAGLRRVVYMKEYPDTLARQMLQEAGVECSRIEREEAGR encoded by the coding sequence ATGACAAGCGACCAGAGACCCGGTTGGGATGAGTACTTCATGGAGGTTGCCCAGGTCGTGGCGAAGAGGTCGACCTGCCTCAGGCGCCACGTGGGGGCCATCATCGTCAAGGACAAGCGTATACTCGCCACAGGCTATAACGGGGCACCCTCGGGCATGGCTCACTGTCTCGAGGTGGGCTGCCTCAGGGAGAGGCTTCAGATACCCTCGGGTGAGCGCCAGGAGCTCTGCAGGGGGCTTCACGGGGAGCAGAACGCGATAATCCAGGCATCCCTCTATGGGTTCAGTGTGGAGGGGGCCACCTTGTACACCACTACAGAGCCCTGCATCACCTGCGCCAAGATGATAATCAACGCGGGGCTGCGCAGGGTGGTATACATGAAGGAATACCCGGACACCCTTGCCAGGCAGATGCTGCAGGAGGCAGGGGTTGAGTGCTCCAGGATAGAGCGGGAGGAAGCAGGTAGATGA
- a CDS encoding MazG-like family protein translates to MKRPDSKTIALPRLNNLRPTLESTALKLMEEAGELGAAIGRFRGYDRSSEGKTQEAERALARGVARELLDVAQTAVTMMFVLEEQHGVTVEETLSQHIRKLVDKEYLKIDEGL, encoded by the coding sequence ATGAAGAGGCCGGACAGCAAGACCATCGCGCTTCCCCGCCTCAACAACCTGAGGCCAACGCTGGAATCCACAGCGCTGAAGCTCATGGAGGAAGCGGGCGAGCTGGGTGCTGCCATAGGACGTTTCCGGGGCTATGACCGGTCATCTGAAGGAAAGACTCAAGAGGCCGAAAGGGCCCTGGCCAGGGGGGTGGCCCGGGAGCTCTTGGATGTCGCCCAGACAGCAGTCACCATGATGTTTGTCCTGGAGGAACAGCATGGAGTGACAGTTGAGGAGACGCTGAGCCAGCACATACGGAAACTGGTAGACAAGGAATACCTGAAGATAGATGAGGGGCTGTGA
- a CDS encoding MraY family glycosyltransferase produces MPTFVRALLFALLVSIAVTPIIGWLALKTGALVRPVSRSIHSRPVPHMGGLAIFMAFVASALLWGRAPVLETWGVLLGGLAMVLLGTIDDFKTLSPRLKLFGQVVIAVLVALFFDLRIIFVTNPLTGGYILLGAWGIPLTVLWMVAMVNVMNLVDGLDGLAAGISTIASLTLLMVAFKAGQTHVMILAAALAGSTLGFLPYNFNPAKIFMGDSGAMFLGFTLAAVAVEGTLKSAATLALAVPVLTLGLPIFDTAFAIVRRVANGRSISEADRGHLHHRLLERGLTQRRACLVMYSISACLSGSALLLISNPQAAVGALPVVFIALYLVGLRAGLLGLRDDKDKHRCEGR; encoded by the coding sequence GTGCCCACTTTTGTCAGGGCGTTGCTCTTCGCCCTGCTGGTCAGTATCGCCGTCACCCCTATCATTGGGTGGCTTGCCCTGAAGACCGGCGCACTGGTGAGACCCGTATCCCGGAGCATACACTCTAGGCCTGTCCCCCACATGGGGGGGCTGGCCATCTTCATGGCATTCGTTGCGTCCGCCCTCTTATGGGGACGGGCACCTGTGCTGGAGACATGGGGCGTGTTGCTGGGCGGTCTAGCCATGGTGCTCCTCGGGACAATCGATGACTTCAAGACACTCTCACCCAGGCTGAAACTCTTTGGACAAGTAGTCATTGCAGTGCTGGTGGCACTGTTCTTTGACCTGAGGATCATCTTCGTCACAAACCCGTTAACCGGTGGTTACATACTCCTGGGAGCCTGGGGTATCCCCCTTACGGTGCTTTGGATGGTGGCCATGGTAAACGTGATGAACTTGGTTGACGGGCTTGACGGCTTGGCTGCGGGCATATCCACCATAGCCTCCCTCACTCTGTTGATGGTGGCATTCAAGGCGGGGCAGACCCATGTCATGATCCTGGCGGCTGCACTGGCTGGCAGCACGCTGGGTTTTCTTCCCTACAACTTCAACCCGGCTAAGATATTCATGGGTGACTCAGGAGCCATGTTCCTAGGCTTCACGCTGGCTGCGGTGGCGGTAGAGGGCACCCTGAAGAGTGCTGCAACCCTGGCTCTGGCTGTTCCCGTGCTCACGTTGGGCCTGCCCATATTCGATACGGCCTTCGCCATCGTGAGGCGCGTTGCCAACGGCCGTTCCATATCCGAGGCCGACCGGGGGCACCTGCATCACCGGCTCCTGGAGAGGGGTCTCACCCAGAGGCGTGCGTGTCTTGTGATGTACAGCATCAGTGCCTGTTTGAGCGGTTCCGCCCTCCTCCTGATATCCAACCCCCAGGCGGCGGTGGGAGCCCTGCCGGTGGTCTTCATAGCTCTATACCTGGTGGGACTGAGAGCAGGCCTGCTAGGCCTGCGTGATGACAAAGACAAGCATAGATGTGAAGGTCGGTAG
- the wecB gene encoding UDP-N-acetylglucosamine 2-epimerase (non-hydrolyzing), with the protein MRVKVLVVFGTRPEAIKMAPVIRELEAWSQFFLVRVAVTAQHREMLDQVIDHFHINVHHDLDIMSPRQTLTGVTLRALEGLDAVLLQEKPDICLVQGDTITTFAGALAAFFHRVPVGHVEAGLRTGDKYAPYPEEMSRRLAGVVADLHFAPTAWARDNLITEGIDPARVYVTGNSAIDALLLTVKESGSRHLPVLDEVGDSRMVLVDCHRRENFGERMRCICEAVGKIARDTPGVTVVFSVHRNPEVADVAHSVLSGQERVILVDPLPYPEWCNLLAHAYLVVTDSGGIQEEAPSLGTPVLLCRDVTERPEALESGTVRLVGTDRDRIVQEVGQLLADSAVYQRMKRTSNPYGDGRASQRIAQALAHYFRMAPPPEEFRP; encoded by the coding sequence ATGAGAGTCAAGGTTCTTGTGGTTTTTGGCACTCGCCCTGAGGCCATCAAGATGGCCCCGGTAATCAGGGAACTGGAGGCGTGGTCCCAGTTCTTCTTAGTGCGTGTGGCCGTTACCGCCCAGCACAGGGAAATGCTGGACCAGGTAATAGACCATTTCCACATCAATGTTCATCACGATCTGGATATAATGTCTCCAAGACAGACCCTGACCGGTGTGACCCTCAGGGCGCTCGAGGGGCTGGATGCGGTGCTCTTGCAGGAGAAGCCAGACATCTGTCTAGTTCAAGGGGACACCATTACCACCTTTGCCGGGGCCTTGGCTGCTTTCTTCCACCGGGTTCCCGTGGGCCACGTGGAGGCAGGCCTCCGTACCGGGGATAAGTACGCCCCATACCCTGAAGAGATGAGCCGGCGCTTGGCAGGGGTCGTTGCGGACCTTCACTTTGCCCCTACGGCTTGGGCCAGGGACAACCTCATCACGGAGGGAATCGACCCAGCCAGGGTCTACGTGACAGGGAACAGTGCCATTGATGCGCTCCTTCTCACAGTAAAGGAGTCCGGCAGCCGGCACCTGCCTGTCCTGGATGAAGTTGGGGACTCCCGGATGGTGCTGGTTGACTGCCACAGGAGGGAGAACTTCGGGGAGCGCATGAGGTGTATCTGCGAGGCGGTGGGCAAGATAGCACGGGATACACCCGGTGTCACAGTGGTGTTTTCCGTCCACCGGAACCCAGAAGTGGCGGATGTGGCTCACTCCGTGCTTTCTGGCCAGGAGAGGGTCATCCTGGTGGACCCCCTGCCCTATCCTGAATGGTGCAATCTCCTGGCCCATGCATACCTTGTGGTGACGGATTCCGGGGGAATCCAGGAAGAAGCCCCCTCCCTGGGCACGCCGGTACTCCTGTGCCGGGATGTCACGGAAAGGCCTGAGGCGCTGGAATCGGGCACCGTCCGCCTGGTGGGAACTGACAGGGACCGCATCGTCCAGGAGGTTGGCCAGTTGCTGGCGGACTCAGCCGTGTACCAGAGGATGAAGCGCACCTCAAACCCATACGGGGATGGCAGGGCCTCCCAGCGCATCGCTCAGGCCCTCGCCCACTACTTCAGGATGGCCCCGCCTCCCGAGGAATTCCGCCCCTAG
- a CDS encoding AtpZ/AtpI family protein — MKDARSLRYLGLVFQLGLGFVASAFGSVLIGIYLDRKAGTSPVFVTVMLLLGLSGGLWNAFRTLKAFEEDVRRSRH; from the coding sequence TTGAAGGATGCCCGCTCCCTACGGTACCTGGGCCTGGTATTCCAGCTGGGATTGGGTTTCGTTGCCTCGGCCTTCGGGTCAGTTCTCATAGGGATCTACCTTGACAGGAAAGCAGGCACATCACCAGTGTTCGTCACCGTCATGCTACTGCTTGGACTTTCTGGAGGCCTGTGGAATGCCTTTCGCACCTTGAAGGCCTTCGAAGAGGATGTCAGAAGGAGCCGTCACTGA
- a CDS encoding V-type ATP synthase subunit I, protein MKKVALAACLSLREEVTCRLQDLGVLELVDVGEDLQRGMPLSVARDRLDRLTGALKYLEGFTSRRKGLVETFVTVKDPVTPEEFDLITSTYDEEGIVKDCLAGEARLAEIGHRRQQLQDTVTCLSPWLGLNVPVESLEAQDRVCLALGWMANKDVVALAEASLTLPMHVEKVSQEGSRTYVAIFLLAGHPEARDLLERSQITRASFEGLRGTPQQLVDRATEEIRHLDIEEEQIRKKAHGMLEETTNLRALHDNLVFQAERAGATELFTHTQRAFVIRGWVRAKHMPQLEHAFRDLGSRVSILSEDPGEGDDPPVVLENPALIQPFEVVTNLYGNPRYGEVDPTPLLAPFFFVFFGLSLSDGGYGLVLTLLCLYMLKKMDIPEGGKRLFRLLALGGVSTVVFGALTGSWFGNAVQILPFEALKALSARITLFDPLRNPLAVLGLALGMGVLQVWFGILVKMVIDIREGRVLEGLLDQGSWLIFIASVAFFAFEGQLLGTGLGRYLVIAGALLVMFAAGRRQKSLLLKPFSAVLGLYGVVGYVGDVLSYARLLALGLATGVIAMVVNQIAQLPQGIPVVGIVLSILIMAGGHSFNLLVSTLGSFIHSGRLQFVEFFTKFFEGGGKTFRPFRKEGRFTAVKG, encoded by the coding sequence ATGAAGAAGGTGGCCTTGGCAGCCTGTCTCTCCCTGCGGGAAGAGGTTACATGCCGTCTCCAGGACCTTGGCGTCCTTGAACTCGTGGATGTGGGGGAAGATCTGCAACGGGGGATGCCCCTATCCGTGGCGCGGGACCGCTTGGACAGGTTGACCGGGGCCTTGAAGTACCTGGAGGGTTTCACGTCCAGGAGGAAAGGCCTCGTGGAAACCTTCGTGACAGTGAAAGACCCCGTCACACCCGAGGAGTTTGACCTGATCACGAGCACCTACGATGAAGAAGGAATAGTAAAGGACTGCCTGGCCGGTGAGGCCAGGCTTGCAGAGATAGGCCACCGGAGGCAGCAACTCCAAGACACCGTGACCTGCCTTAGCCCCTGGCTGGGGCTGAACGTGCCCGTGGAGAGCCTGGAGGCCCAGGACAGGGTGTGCCTGGCGCTAGGCTGGATGGCAAATAAGGATGTTGTCGCTCTGGCCGAAGCCTCCCTCACCCTTCCCATGCACGTTGAGAAGGTCTCCCAGGAGGGCAGCCGCACCTATGTGGCCATCTTCCTCTTGGCCGGCCACCCGGAAGCCAGGGACCTACTGGAGCGTTCCCAGATTACCCGGGCATCCTTCGAGGGACTGAGGGGAACCCCTCAGCAGCTGGTGGATAGGGCCACTGAAGAGATTCGCCACCTAGACATCGAGGAGGAGCAGATACGCAAGAAGGCCCATGGGATGCTGGAGGAGACAACAAACCTGAGAGCCCTCCACGATAACCTGGTTTTCCAGGCAGAGAGGGCGGGGGCTACGGAACTCTTCACCCACACCCAGAGGGCGTTCGTCATAAGGGGCTGGGTGAGGGCAAAGCACATGCCCCAGCTCGAGCATGCCTTTAGGGACCTGGGCTCCAGGGTGAGTATCCTTTCAGAGGACCCTGGAGAGGGGGACGACCCCCCGGTGGTACTGGAAAATCCCGCCCTCATACAGCCCTTCGAGGTGGTTACCAACCTTTACGGGAACCCGCGCTACGGGGAGGTAGACCCCACGCCTCTCCTGGCACCCTTCTTCTTCGTTTTCTTTGGCCTTTCCTTGAGTGACGGCGGGTACGGGCTGGTACTCACCCTGCTTTGCCTGTACATGCTGAAGAAGATGGATATCCCCGAGGGTGGCAAGCGCCTGTTCCGCCTCCTGGCCCTGGGAGGTGTCTCCACAGTGGTATTCGGAGCCCTTACGGGGAGCTGGTTTGGCAACGCTGTGCAGATCCTCCCCTTTGAGGCGCTAAAGGCCTTGAGTGCCCGGATCACCCTTTTCGATCCCTTGAGGAACCCCCTGGCAGTGCTGGGATTGGCCCTGGGGATGGGGGTGCTCCAGGTCTGGTTTGGCATACTGGTGAAAATGGTCATCGACATCCGGGAGGGCAGGGTGCTAGAGGGGCTCTTGGACCAAGGCTCCTGGTTGATCTTCATCGCTTCCGTGGCGTTTTTCGCCTTTGAGGGACAGCTGCTGGGCACTGGCCTAGGGCGCTACCTCGTTATTGCCGGCGCGCTTCTGGTCATGTTTGCCGCGGGACGGCGGCAGAAGAGTCTCCTCCTGAAGCCCTTCTCGGCAGTACTGGGCCTGTATGGGGTGGTGGGTTATGTGGGAGATGTTCTCTCGTACGCCCGCTTGCTGGCCCTGGGGCTGGCTACCGGGGTCATAGCCATGGTGGTAAACCAGATAGCCCAGCTGCCCCAGGGCATTCCTGTGGTGGGTATCGTGCTGTCCATCCTGATAATGGCGGGGGGGCACTCCTTCAACCTGCTGGTGAGTACCCTGGGGAGTTTCATCCACTCAGGGAGGCTGCAGTTCGTTGAGTTCTTCACCAAGTTCTTTGAGGGTGGCGGGAAGACCTTCAGGCCATTCCGCAAGGAGGGCAGGTTCACGGCAGTAAAGGGATAG
- a CDS encoding V-type ATP synthase subunit K, producing the protein MTLAAALAGGMALAVLGAAVAVLLAGTGSAVGVGIAGEAAAGVTAEDPDKFGKLLLLQALPGTQGFYGLIGAFLVMNQLGFFTGAIPSLSVDQGWQFFFACMPVALTGLTSGIAQGRVSAAAIGMTAKRPEESGKGLILAAMVETYAVLGLLATLLLLNGIQV; encoded by the coding sequence ATGACGCTGGCCGCGGCTCTTGCGGGTGGGATGGCCCTGGCCGTACTGGGGGCGGCAGTGGCGGTGCTCCTGGCGGGCACGGGTTCCGCCGTGGGTGTGGGCATTGCCGGTGAGGCCGCAGCGGGTGTCACCGCGGAGGATCCCGACAAGTTCGGCAAGCTTCTCCTTCTCCAGGCCCTTCCCGGTACGCAAGGGTTCTACGGACTTATAGGCGCTTTTCTCGTCATGAACCAGCTAGGCTTCTTCACGGGCGCCATCCCCAGTCTCAGCGTGGACCAGGGGTGGCAGTTCTTCTTCGCCTGCATGCCAGTGGCCCTGACAGGGCTCACCTCAGGGATTGCCCAGGGCAGGGTGTCGGCGGCAGCCATAGGCATGACGGCCAAGCGCCCGGAGGAGTCAGGAAAGGGATTGATCCTGGCGGCCATGGTTGAAACCTATGCCGTTCTCGGTCTCCTGGCAACCCTTCTTCTCCTCAACGGCATCCAGGTATAA
- a CDS encoding V-type ATP synthase subunit E — MSLDSILEHISKEVDGERDEILRDAREKSEAMLDKARETAENEAKVLEQRGQDDAKARHERIVTLARLEGRKRLLAAKQKVMENAFSEALRSLAGLPKSQYLELLKGMLVASASGTEEVILSRRDRDALGEELVREGNRALEIVNRPGRLRLSPETREISGGLILAGDRVEINMSFDSALGSVREELEAEVAGVLFGEG; from the coding sequence ATGTCGCTGGATAGCATCCTGGAGCATATCTCCAAGGAGGTAGATGGTGAGCGGGACGAGATCCTGAGGGACGCCAGGGAAAAGAGCGAAGCCATGCTGGACAAGGCGCGCGAAACGGCCGAGAACGAGGCCAAGGTCTTGGAGCAACGCGGGCAGGATGATGCCAAGGCAAGGCATGAACGTATTGTCACCCTGGCAAGGCTCGAGGGCCGCAAGCGCCTCCTGGCAGCAAAGCAGAAGGTAATGGAGAACGCCTTTTCCGAGGCCCTCCGGTCCCTTGCAGGTCTCCCGAAGTCCCAATACCTGGAACTGCTCAAGGGAATGCTGGTAGCAAGCGCCAGCGGAACCGAAGAGGTAATCCTCTCCCGCCGCGACCGTGATGCGCTGGGAGAAGAGCTGGTAAGAGAGGGCAATCGCGCGCTAGAGATAGTAAACCGGCCTGGGCGCCTCAGGCTTTCCCCTGAGACCCGGGAGATCTCCGGCGGGCTAATCTTGGCGGGGGACAGGGTGGAGATAAACATGTCCTTCGACAGTGCCCTGGGGAGTGTGAGGGAGGAGCTGGAGGCCGAGGTGGCTGGTGTGCTATTCGGCGAGGGCTAG
- a CDS encoding V-type ATPase subunit: MPGLSLNEETYAFASGRLNALEAKILDLPRLQRLIDAPSVEEALKYLSDSGYSVEEGADAALAMEIQRLYYLVFAIVPERSALEVFGLRHLFQHIRAHFRRALPGASGTFTVGAPWVAGSILEDLEAGRYESLPPGVREAVMEAAAAAVSCDASTLDALLDRHLLSLQVRLARDTGSSTLVGYFEGTVDTANLSILLRGKAREDVDALKYMAEGGTLPLATYSRVFPAPWEEIPSAFGAHPLAAVAARGVQGYLQGKTFGPLERGTDEYLIGLLGEVKYASLGIGVVARYIVRKETEVKNVRLILAGKEAGKAGSQIRERLRDTNV, encoded by the coding sequence TTGCCGGGACTATCATTGAACGAGGAGACATATGCCTTCGCTTCCGGCAGGCTTAACGCCCTGGAAGCGAAGATACTGGACTTGCCTCGCCTGCAGCGTCTCATTGATGCCCCCAGCGTCGAGGAAGCCCTGAAGTACCTGAGTGACAGCGGCTATTCCGTGGAAGAGGGAGCCGATGCTGCTCTGGCCATGGAGATCCAGCGCCTCTATTACCTGGTTTTCGCGATCGTGCCTGAAAGAAGCGCACTGGAGGTCTTCGGACTCAGGCACCTATTCCAGCACATCCGGGCGCACTTCCGCCGGGCCTTGCCCGGAGCCAGTGGGACTTTCACGGTGGGAGCCCCGTGGGTGGCAGGGAGCATCCTGGAGGACCTTGAGGCCGGGCGCTATGAAAGCCTGCCGCCCGGCGTAAGGGAGGCGGTCATGGAGGCTGCCGCGGCCGCAGTGTCCTGCGATGCCTCCACCTTGGATGCCCTTTTGGACAGGCATCTTTTGTCCCTCCAGGTCAGGCTCGCCCGGGACACAGGGAGCTCGACCCTGGTAGGGTACTTCGAGGGTACTGTGGATACAGCGAATCTCAGCATCCTCCTCCGGGGAAAGGCCCGGGAGGATGTGGATGCCCTGAAGTACATGGCTGAGGGCGGCACACTTCCCCTGGCCACATACAGCCGTGTATTCCCCGCGCCTTGGGAGGAGATCCCCTCAGCCTTTGGTGCCCACCCCCTGGCCGCCGTGGCTGCCCGGGGAGTCCAGGGCTACCTCCAGGGCAAGACCTTCGGTCCACTGGAGCGGGGTACCGACGAGTACCTCATAGGTCTCTTGGGAGAGGTCAAGTACGCGTCACTGGGGATTGGGGTAGTGGCCAGGTACATTGTCCGGAAGGAGACCGAAGTGAAGAATGTTCGCCTGATCCTCGCTGGCAAAGAGGCTGGTAAGGCGGGGTCCCAGATCAGGGAAAGGTTACGTGATACAAATGTCTAG
- a CDS encoding V-type ATP synthase subunit F, translating into MSRAVAIIADNSTVGVFAALGFDTFQVKGPGEAAEALRDVARGDYGLVYITEDLAAELEEQVKSLRERTLPVVGIIPGPQGSRGVGFARLKDIVEKAIGADILFKGEER; encoded by the coding sequence ATGTCTAGGGCAGTAGCAATCATTGCTGATAACAGTACCGTTGGGGTCTTTGCCGCCCTTGGCTTTGACACCTTCCAGGTGAAAGGCCCCGGGGAGGCTGCCGAAGCCCTCAGGGATGTAGCCCGAGGGGACTACGGTCTTGTCTACATCACCGAGGATCTAGCGGCTGAACTGGAGGAGCAGGTCAAGTCCTTGAGGGAGCGCACACTGCCTGTGGTGGGAATCATCCCGGGCCCCCAGGGTTCCCGGGGGGTTGGTTTCGCCCGTCTCAAGGACATCGTGGAAAAGGCCATTGGCGCAGACATTCTTTTCAAGGGAGAGGAACGATGA
- a CDS encoding V-type ATP synthase subunit A, translating into MDLAAKENGAGRIIRVAGPLVIAQGVAGARMYDVMRVGNRRLIGEVIELRGDKASIQVYEETSGLGPGEPVISTGQPLSVELGPGLVGSIYDGIQRPLDVINAQVGDYITRGIDIPGLDREAKWNFRPRVKEGDQVQAGDILGTVQETVLVEHRIMVPPDIRAATVTHIHLGEATVVDVVARLEVQGTSEARDVTMMQRWPVRRPRPYKAKRSPTEPMSTGQRVIDTFFPIAKGGTACIPGPFGSGKTVVQHQLAKWADSEIIVFIGCGERGNEMTDVLLEFPELKDPKSGEPLMERTVLVANTSNMPVAAREACIYTGMTIAEHFRDMGYRVALMADSTSRWAEAIREISGRLEEMPGEEGYPAYLGSRAAEFYERAGYVECLGQDNREGAITAVGAVSPPGGDLSEPVTQATLRIVKVFWGLDDRLAQRKHFPAINWLTSYSLYVDKLQEYSRTHVHPEFPGLRTRAMALLQEEAELEEIVRLVGVDALSVQQRLDLETAKSIREDFLYQNAFHELDTYTSLEKQYRLLGLILFFHDQCREALAKEAPLQELLELEVREDIARAKFIPEREMDRFSSLEGEIRQAVGKVTASTANR; encoded by the coding sequence ATGGATCTGGCGGCGAAGGAGAACGGGGCTGGCCGCATCATCCGTGTGGCAGGTCCGTTGGTGATAGCCCAGGGGGTCGCCGGGGCCAGGATGTATGACGTTATGAGGGTTGGAAACCGCCGCCTGATAGGCGAGGTCATCGAACTCAGGGGTGACAAGGCGTCCATCCAGGTTTACGAGGAAACGTCAGGCTTGGGTCCCGGGGAACCTGTAATTAGCACAGGGCAGCCCCTGAGCGTGGAGCTGGGCCCGGGCCTGGTAGGGTCCATCTATGATGGCATCCAGCGGCCCCTGGATGTCATTAATGCCCAGGTAGGCGACTACATTACCAGGGGGATTGACATCCCTGGCCTTGACCGGGAGGCCAAGTGGAACTTCCGTCCTCGTGTCAAGGAGGGAGATCAGGTTCAGGCTGGAGACATCCTGGGGACAGTCCAGGAAACCGTTTTGGTAGAGCACAGGATCATGGTGCCTCCGGACATCCGGGCCGCCACCGTGACACACATTCATCTAGGAGAGGCCACCGTAGTGGATGTGGTGGCTCGCCTGGAGGTTCAAGGGACAAGTGAAGCCAGGGACGTTACCATGATGCAGCGCTGGCCGGTCCGGAGGCCCCGTCCCTACAAGGCGAAGAGGTCTCCCACCGAACCCATGTCAACTGGCCAGCGGGTCATTGACACCTTCTTCCCCATCGCCAAGGGAGGAACCGCCTGTATCCCGGGGCCGTTTGGAAGCGGCAAGACGGTGGTGCAGCACCAGCTGGCCAAGTGGGCCGATTCTGAGATTATAGTGTTCATCGGGTGCGGTGAGCGGGGCAACGAGATGACCGACGTGCTCCTGGAGTTCCCCGAGCTGAAGGATCCCAAGTCAGGTGAGCCTCTGATGGAGCGCACGGTGCTGGTGGCCAACACATCCAATATGCCGGTGGCCGCCCGGGAGGCCTGCATCTACACGGGAATGACCATAGCCGAGCACTTCAGGGACATGGGCTACAGGGTGGCCCTAATGGCCGATTCCACCTCCCGGTGGGCTGAGGCTATCCGGGAGATATCCGGGCGCCTCGAGGAGATGCCTGGCGAGGAGGGCTACCCGGCCTACCTGGGGTCCAGGGCAGCCGAGTTCTACGAGCGAGCCGGTTACGTGGAATGCCTGGGCCAAGATAACAGGGAGGGGGCCATCACCGCTGTGGGGGCCGTTTCCCCGCCCGGTGGCGACCTTTCCGAGCCAGTGACCCAGGCCACCCTACGCATCGTGAAGGTCTTCTGGGGCCTTGATGACAGGCTAGCCCAGCGCAAGCACTTCCCTGCCATCAACTGGCTTACCAGCTACAGTCTCTATGTAGACAAGTTACAGGAATACTCCAGGACCCACGTTCACCCGGAGTTCCCGGGTCTCAGGACAAGGGCCATGGCTCTTTTGCAGGAAGAGGCGGAGCTGGAAGAGATCGTGCGGCTGGTAGGTGTGGATGCCCTGTCAGTCCAGCAGAGGCTCGACCTGGAGACAGCGAAGTCCATCAGGGAGGATTTCCTGTACCAGAACGCCTTTCACGAGTTGGATACGTACACTTCCCTGGAGAAGCAGTACCGGCTTCTCGGGCTCATTCTCTTCTTTCACGACCAGTGCAGGGAGGCCTTGGCAAAGGAGGCGCCCCTCCAAGAGCTGCTGGAACTGGAGGTAAGGGAAGATATCGCCAGGGCGAAGTTCATCCCTGAACGCGAGATGGACAGGTTCAGCAGCCTTGAGGGGGAGATCCGGCAGGCCGTGGGCAAGGTGACTGCCTCGACGGCAAATCGGTGA